attttgcattatagtgtataacaaaaacatttttcccagattactgtttattaatcagttagtagtgtttattttgtacttggtattcatatagtgatgacaaaaaaaataggcGATTGTGGTGGGAGTGGGGGGTCGGGGGGGTCGGGTATTTGTAGTTCATGTTGTACCATTGTttcccaaagtaaaaacagatgtttgcaaatgtcttattttgatgaaacacagaaaataatcactcttctttcatgaaagacTGCAGAAATCAGTGAAGAATTGctattgatatgctgaaatcagaggatttggacaattttaaattaataaatggctccaaacgattactcgattattaaagtacttgtcgattaatttgggaatcaattacttgttgtttaatcaattaattttgacagctctggttgcattttctttaaaagaaaCAATGTATTATTTGCTAGGGCTCGAGcaataatagattttttttttttccttaggcCAATaccaattaatttaaaaaaatatgtcaatgACACTGACAACATTAAAGACTGAATAAGAGACCGATCATTTCATTCTTTTACAACACTTTTTCTGATagtatttgtttacttttacaacagagaaaaaaatggcagtccagtttttttttctttttttccaatgccattatcttttaaaaaaaaatctggaataaaaaaaaaaaaaggcaattattTGTAAGAGCTTATATCAGCCAATTAAATTGGTGTGGCCCGTTTACATATTTGAGAATTTACTACTAGCAGTTTGCAGTGGTTTGACATCACAAGCAGATTGAtgattagcatttttttcccttactGTACCCAGCGTGACCTTAACCCTGACCTTAAAGTCGAGGTGCATACCCACTTGTGATTTTGGTCTTACCGGTACACCCCAGTAACCATCAATCAGTCCACACGCTCGTCTTGAAACCGAATCCCCAGCACATCCTGTCGTAGAGTCTGCGGCGGCCAACCGAACATCCCATAATATGCGCTATCAAATCCGCCGTGGGTGGCTTTACGAGGCACCGCCGCGGCTTTACAAGGGGACGAGTTAGCCAGATTTTCGCTTTTAGCGTCGCACTGGCAAGCCAAGCTGCACTTCAAACCGCACGCGAGACGTTAGCTTCTTCTTGCGGCGGCTCGCCTGCGAGACGAGCGCGAGCGACCTCGTCTTCATCCGTCAACGTTGTCGCTTCCTTTTCATGTTGTGGAGCGAAAACAACACATTACTCTTAGCTGATTAGCGCTGCCTCCTTTCAAAGCCTCACCAATgagaaaatgtttcatttgcGTCCTTTGTAATTACTCTTTGAGATGCTTTCAAGTCAGCTCCAAAGTATTGTTACACAGCCTTCATTCTTTTTGATGGCCAGTTCGGTCCTCTCTGCCCCTTAAATTCATTTACAACTATTCTGATGAATTGTGTTTCGACGTTGCGAACAGCTCACAATCTTTCTGGCATTAAATAGTTGAACTGCGAATGTACAGTCTTTAAAAGTAAAAGGACTCGGtccctttactttttttttttttttttttttttttttttttttttaagttttgcccAGAACTTTTCAGTTGGTGCCGTGACCCGAATGATAGCGGTTTTGGCATTTGCAAATTTGCCCATTGGCACATTTTTATATTGGAACCCATCCTCTGCTATTCGCTGAAAATCTCACTATTATAGTATTGCATTGGAACCATCTGGTGACATCTCAGTGCCAGGGAAACTATttcaagtgagttgaggagctccatttaaaaaaaaaatgagtccttaacatgacattttgacatCTTatggaaaacatgtttttgaatTGATATACtatttaaatactgtattattaaatattattattattattattattattattattattattaaatattatcgtATGCTAAATATTGTgatcaaaattaaaatacagcagCAGATTTCTGTTGAGCATAAATGAGACAgagtttatattaaaaaaaatgtgcgtatTATTAATATAAACCATTGCAACGTTCTGCACTGTATTATGtttaaattagggctgggcaatagggccacaaaaaaaataaataaatgagtcatTCAGgatgattacaattttaatcaattttaatcgaacaaacccaacaaacatttatttaaaggtttcatttatttaaaaatttctgtgcaaaatgttcagacaacaataatgtgtaatgattctaaatcagttttaacaaacGCAACATCCGTATAGTTAGCAAAAatacaactcacaataacatccggatgtaacagaacataagaaagACACTGTTTAATAattcagaagacaaaattcaatttcattttcaaggattcgattttcaaaatgacgattaattgaattaattcgatttattgcccagatttatttatttttttttcatatttgtattaaaaaagtgCATGTATATAATGAGCCTCTTCTTGCATATATAACAGACAtacgtcccaatacttttgtccacgtcgagcttttttgtgtgtgtgtgtgggggtgtgtgtgtgtgtgtgtgtgtgtctgtgttaaATGACACAAGATGCGGGAATGAGCCCGCTGTGCACATAATGACAATCGTCTTGGCAAAGCCGTCGCTCCGCTCCAAAGCGGGCCGATGCTGAGTGCCAGTACAATCTCATCGACACTCTCCCACTGAGGGGGTGACCGAGAGGCCAGACTCTTTCCCGCCAACCTCCACAGTCAAACAactgcaatgaaaaaaaaaatgaaaaaaaaaacgattcctgTTTGTCTTTTAAAAGAGAAGGACTTAACCAAAATGACACATGCTCGTTGAAAGATGTTGTCGCTGAGCCACGACGCCAgagagacgacgacgacgacgatgggAACGATAATACATCAATTGTGggcttgttcttcttcttctggatCATCAATTCCTACTTATCATGTACACATGCCCCCTAGTGGCTTTTTATAGCACTGGAATGAGATCATAGTAAATGAAGTTTGAGTCTTGAAGTAATGCTGTGACATCACAGCCTTTCTGTCCATGATTTGGCtgttgatcatttctcaaaaaaaaaagtccaatattTCCTAATCAATACTTGTTTGGGCTAAGAAAAGTAATGGCACACCCGTCCACAACAAGATGCATATTAGGATCTCTCATTGAGTTTGAACGCATATGTGATGTTGCTGTTATTAAGTGCTATATGTGTAGAAATAGAAAGTTATAGTTGTGCCTTGACATACAAgtgacccaacctgagaaatTTTCAAGATAGGATCTGTTGTTTTGAAGGTTTGACTTGAGTTACAAGTGTGGCCATGTTAGGAATTTAACATGTATCTCAAGGCTccagtactttaaaaaaaaaatttaaaaaatggcatgGGGCTTCTTAAACCTGCTGTTATTTACTGTTTATTTACTACACCTAAAATATTCATGAGTCAATTTAACCTGCTACAATTTAATATAGCATGTAATttctaaaatgtctttttaaaaagaacacaAGCGGGTTTCCCCATGTTACCCAcgcaattccccccccccagacAATTGCATGAGTACAGTTGTTAATGTGTGTGCATTAGCCTTCATACGCGGATGCTATAAAAACCTTGTCTGTTGCTGGATGAAATTAAGGAATATAGTGTTTTCATGGGATGGTTTCAAATAAGTATTTCCCATTAGGAATAATGCACagccaactcatttgctccaagtGTAAGACTTTCAATTGTAAAACCCCCCAATTGACCCATTTCAAGTTTAAAACgctatagaaaaaaatagttggggaaaaaaaaaatgtttagaattTCACTGATCACACAGGCAGCAACATTGAACattgtttgtgtgtatgaaacTGCTGAAGCGTTGTGAGTTTCCCAGGGTCCGCTGTCAGTTGCTCTCCCTCCCACTTGTACAATACTTACGGTATATATTGCCGATATATTTATGAGCTCTGCGCTTTCATGCAAGCACGAGGAGGCCTAATGAGAGATCTGGGACGCGATCCTTGTCTCAGCCGCGCTCAACCTTGCCAGCCTTGAGGGTGTGAGGAGCTGGAGACAGCTGTGATTATAGaccaacacccccccccacctctaTGCCCCCCACACAGCAAGTGCTGGCATGAGATGTTGAGGACACTCAGCAACTCAACACACTCGATGTGGAAGGTTAAGGTCAGCCCTGCCTGCACCCTCACTCACATTAATATACTAATAATATGCAGGCATGTGCATGGATGCCTAAATGAATCACATTAGGGTCCATGTCAGACAAAGAATGAAggggtgcatgtgtgtgtgtgcggggtgtatgtgcgagtgtgtgtgtgtgtatagtgAATTGAGTGTACAGTATTGTCATTTTAGCATCTTCTTTTGTCAGGCCAATCATTTGAATTATTTAGCATCCATTGTAAAgccaataaatatttttgtattttttgtaaataacaatgatgctgtactattgttttttaaagggatactgtacttatttagccatttttggcagtcaaacattaatattctgCCTAGAATAAATTCaatcttttcattatttttcatgtacaattagtacctttaaaaacacattttgcaacttgctgtcgactgaaaatgacatcacaagggctctggtaaccaatcacagctcagtttgtgaatgtcacatgaccaaacctagaaaacaggtgagctgtgattggttacctgagcccttgtgatgtcattttcagtcgacagcaagttgcaaaatatttttaaatgtactaattgtacttgaaaaataatgaaaatattaaatttattacaggcaaaatattgtttgactgccaaaaacggctaataagtccctttaatgttttaatgttaGCTGCAACATAAAATTGTTTTCAGGAAATATAATTTCAGCAAAGCTAACATGTTTAgaaataattattatatatagtATTTTATTATCTTTTGATGTCTTAGTCAATGATTTATCCaggatatactttttttcctttttttttatctgcaccCACTgagacactttattaggtacatctgcacacaaaaataaaatcgataCAAAAGCTCACGTTCACATTTCATTTAAtcatatttttatacacaaaaatATGGGTCAATACATGTACCTTGTAAGTTAACAATATTCATAATATCTTgtatttaataaaagtttaattcatttaaagctACAACGTGAATGGTATATGCAGTTTATTATTGCGGTTTACACTAATTGgaaaaaatttgatttttttttttttttttaatagaaatattAGACAAATGCTTTGGTTTATGATGCGGGGAAAATACATGTTCAAGAAATGCATGTCGCTGGATATTGTTCTTAACACTTTGTGCACCTGATGAAGTGTCCAATGTATATGCAAATTGTTTGCTTTTTAATAAGAACGCTTTATTATCTCGTGGATGCTTTGTGGGCAATTATCCGTCACAaaaattagactttttttttttttttttttttttttttttcgaccaaaaatctgacttcaaaataaaaatgttccaaCTGTTGTTAGATGTGACCCTGCAGCATGCAAGCTGCATGCTTGAAGCTAAATGTGGTGTTAAGGTGCCCTTAATTTCATTATTCATGTAAACATCGTGAGGCCATCTCACCTTAATTATGAAAGGATCTCCGAGGGgggattaaaatgtttttaatcctCTTCTTCCTGCAATGTGCTGCCGCATGCACCCCCGCAAGACACACACTGATCAGCGCATGCGCACGCGCGTCTCTTCAGGTCGCCAAACAAAAAGTATTTATTACACCAATAACAACAATCCACTCCCTAATCTGGTTGCCATCAATCGGATTATTCCAGGTGACGTCACAAACACGGTAGCCATGGGGGGGTGGTTGCATGCACGTGAAGGACAAGGTGGGGGGGGGTCTGTGGGCCCCTCGTCCATGAGCCGTGCTCCTGCAGCAACGTTCCACTCGGCGTGTGCATCTTTCTAATTGGCCCGCGGACGCAGATGAAGACGGATGTTGCGTTCAAGTGGCTCCTCTTCAATGGAAGGGATCGATAAAGATCCAGTTTGCCGTTCCCGACACTgcatgcgcgcgtgcgtgcacgCGTGGGCCCAGCAGGGTGAACAATAAACATGTGACAACAGCAAGCAACCTGCTGCCTATTcgcgtttttgtgtttttgtttttttcttgccaatgtCATGCAGGCCGATCATGTTCCTATAAAATTTCGCTATACATTCTTGTTTTTGTGTTCGTTCGTATTATTGATGGCTGACATTTTGCaacacaatgcattcttttttttatttttttatttttttaatgcaatcagATGTCCATGTTTTGAAGTACCATTGTTGCAGTGAATTAACGGCACATATTGCGAAATACACATTTGTATGTGATTTGACATTTATAATCCAAACCCTGAAAATTTAAACGACGCCATTGTGTGTTGATGATCGTGGCTTGTTTTGAAAGAAATGTTTccattttattatgtttttcttCCTTTACGTTCTAATTTAAGGACTATAGAgcactgtgcaaaaaaataaaatctattttatttaataacctaaatcctttttttttttcttcaatgcaTTTTACGTTTCGTTTTTCTGTTaagttttttgtcttttgtgacGATGcgtgtattaatttaaaaagattTAATTTCATTGTACGTTTtgcttttggaattttttttttctctaatgtgGTGacgttctgcaaaaaaaaaaaaaaaaaaacattttggttttaGATTGACAATTCATGTCGTGAAAATGAAACACGAACTAAAGTGTTATGAATGCCTTATAAAACAAATCATTATCcgctttttaatatattttttatttgttctaaTGTGACGCAAcggcgaaaaaaaaataactaggtACATTATAATCTgccgtgacattttttttaattattattatttaatgctGAACTTGCTGCAAGAGCTGTTATGTTTGTCGTATTCTATTTTGCCGAAGGTCCCTTTTTAATGGTCTGCACGCATTTACAGGCCCGGTGGCGCTGAGCAGCCCGGCCCAGCTGGTGGCGCCCGGCCTGGTGGCCCGGGGGACCCTCACCATCACCAGCAGCGAGATCTACTTCGAGGTGGACGAGGACGACCCCGCCTTTAAGAGGCTCAGCCCCAAGGTCAGATGCAGGAAACGCGTGCATGCgttaccacccaaaaaaaacaacaacaacagaacctTTTGACGCCATGTTGCTATACGCAACAAAACACACCTCGATGCAGGATCCAAATTCAGatttacatttttcaacaaaAGCATGACGTCGAGCAAGTACATTATAGAACAATTGCTTTTATTAGCTCTTTAAATTAAGTGGGTGgcaatttcaaaacaaacagatCACAGATGTTAGAATCCAGTGTAGTTCAAGTGCATTTCTTTTCCTCAATTTTACCGTCATATATATTTACTattatttcctaaaaaaaaaaaaatcatggcagAGCAAGTTTTTAAAGGAGAAAAGAACagccaataaaaataaaaaaagttatttaaattaaaaattcaaGTAAGTCGATGGAATGTTGCTTTACACTCAAATGtaaactttgcaaaaaaaaaaaaaaaaaaagtaggcagAGGACAAAATGTAGAGAGCaaaagtataaatatttttttttttctagcagagagaaaaaaaacaccaacattCACAATGTGACTGGAAGCACAACCCTATcaacacatttacagtatcaaatGTAAAGTCTCCCCAAAGGTTTGTTGAATTGTGAAaattttattgtgtgtttaaACGCAAAAGTCCGTTTTTTTTTCGCGCgcacgttattattattattattttttttttttttttaatgattatttttttttacctcgtgAGTCAGCTCAGAGCTTCTCGAGACTTTTGGGGTTGGTGAGGATCTCCCTGGCCAGGCGCCACGTCTGCTTGGCGGCGTTCTCCAGCGCCGAGTGCGGCTTGCCCTGGAAGAGGTCGAGGTTGGGCAGGAAGTAGTGCGGGCAGCGGCGGCACTGCAGGCACGAGATGAGCTGCAATAGAATCCCGTTGAGGCGGTCGCCCAGGCAGTTCTCGTCCCAGTCGGCCTCGCGCGGGTGCTTCTCGCACTCGTACGACACCAGCGTCTTCATGTGGTAGTTGTTGAGCGGCGCGCCGGGCAGCTCCAGGTGGCGGTCGCGCAGCGCCTTCAGCACCGACAGGCACTTCTTGCGGCAGCCGCCCAGCAGCAGCCGGTTCTCGGCCTCGGCGAACTGCAGCACCCAGGCGTCGCTCTCGGCCGAGCTCTGCTTGCCGTTGAGCGAGTAGCACTCCTTGGAGAGCAGGTTGAAGCCCTCGGCCTTGACCTCGGCCACGCGGTTGGGGCCCGGCCACGGGATGTGCGGCAGCGGCCAGTGCGCGGCGCTGCGCGGCCAGATGCCCGTGCACTTGAAGGCGGGCGTGATCTGCACCACGTAGCGGTCGCGGATGCGCAGCTTGACCTCGCTGGTGTCCGCCACCATCTTGACCACGTCGCGGTAGCTGCACTTGTCCACCGCCTGCGCCACCAGCGTCTGGAAGCGCGAGCGGATCTTACGCGCCGACAGGTAGCCCGACGCCGTGATGAACTCCACCCACAGCGACATGCTGCGCTTGCGGCCGTCGCTCAGCTTGAGCACGGCGCAGCCGGGCAGCGAGCCGTCGTCCACGAAGTTGAACACGCCCATCTGGTTGAGGTAGAGCACCACCTCGAACTCGCTGGGCGAGATGACCTCCAGGCCCTCGAAGCGGTTGTCCATCTCGCTCAGCGAGCTGATGAAGCGCGGCTCCTGCACCTCCACCTCCTTCAGCACGTCCGACACCACCTTGCACACCTCGCGGATGGACTTGGACACGGCCGCCTTGCGCGACTGGCACTTCTCGTTGTAGTACTTGTTGAGGTGGTACACCAGCTTGGCCTGCGCGGCGATCATGTTGGGGCAGAGATCCGGGTTGTACACCGGAGTCTCGCAGTACGCCGACGGATCCAACGCGGCGGTTTGTACGGGAGCCAATTTTAGAGGAGAAAAGGCGACCCTTTACCGAGAAAAACCCGACCGGGACCGGGACcgggagagggagggaggggggttggggggcGGACGGAGCTCCCGGGACACACACCCGCGAGACGCGCTCACTCCTCGGCACAGCCACTTGACATGACTGAAATTATGAAATCGCTCGACTCGGGGTGAACAAGAGAGGAGCAGAAagcaaaattatattttaaaaaaccccaaaacaaaacataaaaaaaagtcccaGCTCCGTCGCGTGCTTGCGTGCGCGCTTTGCGCAGAGTGGAATGAGAAACCGCCGCCGCGTTTGCTCTCTTCTGacagcgcgcgcgcgcgcgcgcgcgctcaCGCACACGCCGTCTTGTTGTAAGGGCGGAGCTCGAGCGGCGGCCTTGACCAATTGGCTGCCTCGTTGCGTCACAGCGGCTCGGCTCGGCTGCTTATAGACAAGGAGGCTCTTCGTCAGGCCACAAAGTGCAAGTAGACGCCCGAGGAAATTCACACGCAAATGCGAGCTAAAGGGGAAATAAGAATCATATTTTTTGATGTCGCAGTCTTATGATTTTTCCTTCTCGAccgcgtttatttatttatttttttcctaaagtACTTTATTGAATTATAGAAATGACATCTCGTCTCGTTGTCATCTTGGAGAAATCATTTCAATTCGTTTGTGGCCACTATTTGAATCACATTTTTCTTCACTCAACTGGATTCAACTTTGCTGCAAGCTGCTGAATAGAACCAgagttgttgatttaaaaaaaaaaaaataaaaaaaattacaattaatttttGGCTGTGAAGTTACATTTATAGACGTCATTAAAATTTGCTTCTAAGACATAACGTCGATGTTGAAACAATCAATTTAACATTCTTTTAATATGATTTAGAAATGTGCCATTTGTCACGATATTATTCAAAACTATTTTCCAATATGGCGACAACAAACTTTTCtattttaatcaatttaatCTTTGATTCTTATCAATTTTTTCAatgaatctgattttttttaaagtcttcatTTCCTTCGCTATATTAAAAAACAGGATTATTACAAATtggctttccaaagtaaaagtggatgtttgcaaatgttttattttgattcagcACAAGATAATAAATCTGCTTTAATGGAGAAATAAGAAATGCatgatttaaattttttttttataattgagAGTctaacacttaaaacatttaggcAATTTCCAGTTTCTCTAAACACTTAATagattatcaaaaataattattgatgAATCGATTAATTATCGATTAGTGGTTGATTAATCGAAAATGTGTTGCACCTCTAACAACACACAATTTTTACACCCTGATATggtaattattataaatatttggaCCTAATTAAAGTACAATACATAATTAGAACGATGCTTTGAAAATAATTGAAGCATGAACATCTAATTGTAGTTCTGACGTATACACGTCCATTTTGTAGTTAGTCCATTTTTTGCGTGCGCTgtgcattttatgtatttttttgattttattttttttattcttgcatTTTGCACTATTCTTTTTATGTCTCGCATACACTGCCTCCATTTCTCAAaacaaagagagaaagaaatgtTGGAGATGGATGGACACAACAGTTGAGTTTTCAGCTCTCCAACATCATGTGCCCCCTAGTGGCTGTGAGCGGAAGAAGTTATGAATGTATTTCAAGATCTGTTTGGCCGCTTTGTAAATTACGATCATCGGGCCTTGCTGTGACGTCATCGCATGTC
This genomic stretch from Festucalex cinctus isolate MCC-2025b chromosome 13, RoL_Fcin_1.0, whole genome shotgun sequence harbors:
- the mab21l1 gene encoding putative nucleotidyltransferase MAB21L1 encodes the protein MIAAQAKLVYHLNKYYNEKCQSRKAAVSKSIREVCKVVSDVLKEVEVQEPRFISSLSEMDNRFEGLEVISPSEFEVVLYLNQMGVFNFVDDGSLPGCAVLKLSDGRKRSMSLWVEFITASGYLSARKIRSRFQTLVAQAVDKCSYRDVVKMVADTSEVKLRIRDRYVVQITPAFKCTGIWPRSAAHWPLPHIPWPGPNRVAEVKAEGFNLLSKECYSLNGKQSSAESDAWVLQFAEAENRLLLGGCRKKCLSVLKALRDRHLELPGAPLNNYHMKTLVSYECEKHPREADWDENCLGDRLNGILLQLISCLQCRRCPHYFLPNLDLFQGKPHSALENAAKQTWRLAREILTNPKSLEKL